The Pedobacter cryoconitis genome has a window encoding:
- a CDS encoding thioesterase II family protein: MKKMKLFCIPYAGGSAIIYNKWSQQLHSSIELVPIELAGRGRRMHEEYYQNIPEAVEDIFNFISKDITQTPYAIFGHSMGAMLAYHLTQRIREAKVSQPVHVFLSGRGAPGIKRDDKKKYHLMNEQEFLEAVVKLGGTPPEFFEHPELMQLFLPLLRNDFRLSESEDINAVIRPLDHQLSILLGKDEDLTAEQCDSWKRHTHKLCTTYYFNGGHFFLHDETTQITKIINNTLA; encoded by the coding sequence ATGAAGAAGATGAAACTTTTCTGTATCCCTTATGCGGGCGGATCTGCCATAATTTATAATAAATGGAGTCAGCAGCTGCACTCATCCATTGAACTGGTTCCGATTGAACTGGCCGGCCGGGGAAGAAGGATGCATGAGGAATATTATCAGAACATCCCTGAGGCTGTTGAAGATATTTTCAACTTTATCAGCAAAGATATCACCCAAACTCCTTACGCTATATTCGGACATAGCATGGGCGCTATGTTAGCTTATCACCTGACCCAAAGAATCAGGGAAGCGAAGGTTTCGCAGCCGGTTCACGTATTCCTTTCAGGCCGCGGTGCACCGGGAATCAAAAGAGATGATAAAAAGAAATATCATCTGATGAATGAACAGGAATTCCTGGAAGCAGTAGTTAAACTGGGTGGTACCCCACCTGAGTTTTTTGAACATCCTGAATTAATGCAACTGTTCCTGCCTTTATTGAGAAATGATTTCAGGTTATCCGAATCGGAAGATATCAATGCAGTAATCAGACCACTCGATCATCAGCTCAGCATTCTTTTAGGAAAAGATGAAGATTTAACTGCTGAACAGTGTGACAGCTGGAAAAGACACACACATAAACTTTGTACTACCTACTATTTCAACGGCGGACATTTCTTTCTGCATGATGAAACAACACAGATTACCAAAATAATCAACAACACTTTAGCCTAA
- a CDS encoding UpxY family transcription antiterminator, translating to MINHQITSPNKWYVVYTYPQLEKNIERALSRANITCFLPVQKVTKQWSDRKKTVEVALFPNYIFVKTTPQERFDILNFYGVSHYVCCSKQPVVVSDSDIDIIRKLNVEPDLTVERSIQMGETVDIIDGPFEGFKGVVFERKGRKRFGIKIDTLNQFVSFEVDQSSIRPVELVN from the coding sequence ATGATTAACCACCAAATTACTTCCCCAAATAAATGGTATGTGGTCTACACTTACCCGCAATTGGAAAAAAATATTGAGAGGGCTTTGTCAAGAGCAAATATTACCTGCTTTTTACCAGTGCAAAAAGTAACTAAACAATGGAGTGACCGTAAAAAAACTGTTGAAGTTGCCCTGTTTCCGAACTATATTTTTGTGAAAACAACCCCACAGGAAAGATTTGATATCCTTAATTTCTATGGCGTATCACATTATGTTTGCTGTAGTAAACAACCCGTTGTTGTTTCGGATTCTGATATCGATATCATCAGGAAATTAAACGTTGAACCTGACCTGACTGTGGAACGCAGTATTCAAATGGGAGAAACAGTAGATATCATTGATGGCCCTTTTGAAGGATTTAAAGGCGTAGTTTTCGAAAGAAAAGGCCGCAAAAGATTTGGAATAAAGATCGATACCCTCAATCAATTTGTTTCATTTGAAGTTGACCAGTCTTCCATCAGACCAGTAGAATTAGTAAACTAG
- a CDS encoding sensor histidine kinase — protein sequence MIKPSYLTPRLNRYNTWVSNINWSKTYSSKARIAIHIVMWLCLSMLYLGTYNRFDKNLSWLLATKDLTSVMIIFYSLSYYVLPKLLFKGKIISTLLFAAVAYIIYGSLTYLATYIINNFYVPSERLQTYAQRILDHGFAGVLSWWGVKFYILDFLYTIAPPVALKLMKSIVDQSNKRIVLERDNLNLEINFLKAQINPHFLFNTLNNIYRMVNKQDPNTADMVLHLSDLMRYTLYESNVDKIPLDREAQFIKDYLELERIRYGEEVSITTDMAEDFGKIKIVPLILFPFIENAFKHGADATVENSWIEISVKLLGNDLHFEVNNSVSPHIGSKSNFGGVGMVNVKKRLTIHYADKYNLSIKQENGAYKVKLQLTLN from the coding sequence ATGATAAAACCGTCTTACCTCACACCAAGATTAAATAGATATAATACCTGGGTATCTAATATAAACTGGTCGAAAACTTATTCTTCCAAAGCACGAATTGCAATACACATAGTCATGTGGCTCTGTTTATCCATGCTGTATCTGGGAACCTATAACAGGTTTGATAAAAACCTGAGCTGGCTGCTTGCTACAAAGGATTTAACATCTGTGATGATCATTTTTTATAGTCTCTCTTATTATGTGCTGCCTAAATTATTATTTAAAGGAAAAATTATCAGTACCCTGCTTTTTGCGGCGGTTGCTTATATCATTTACGGGAGCCTGACTTACCTGGCGACCTATATCATCAATAACTTTTATGTTCCATCTGAGCGGCTGCAAACCTATGCACAAAGAATATTAGACCATGGTTTTGCGGGAGTATTAAGTTGGTGGGGTGTCAAGTTCTACATTCTGGATTTTCTGTATACAATTGCACCTCCGGTAGCTTTAAAATTAATGAAATCAATAGTTGACCAGAGCAATAAAAGAATTGTCCTGGAACGTGACAACCTCAATCTGGAAATTAATTTCCTGAAAGCACAGATCAATCCTCACTTTCTGTTTAATACATTGAACAATATTTACAGAATGGTCAATAAACAGGATCCAAATACCGCAGATATGGTTTTGCACCTTTCTGACCTGATGCGGTATACACTTTATGAATCCAATGTCGATAAAATACCTCTGGACCGCGAAGCACAATTCATTAAAGATTATCTTGAACTAGAACGTATACGTTACGGAGAAGAAGTCAGTATTACAACAGATATGGCCGAAGATTTCGGTAAAATAAAAATTGTCCCGCTGATCCTGTTCCCTTTTATCGAAAATGCTTTTAAGCATGGGGCCGATGCTACAGTAGAAAATTCGTGGATTGAAATATCCGTCAAACTGTTAGGGAATGATTTGCATTTTGAGGTAAACAATAGCGTCAGCCCTCATATTGGCAGTAAAAGTAATTTTGGAGGAGTAGGAATGGTGAATGTTAAAAAGAGACTTACCATCCATTATGCCGATAAATATAACTTATCAATTAAGCAGGAAAACGGGGCTTATAAAGTTAAACTTCAGCTAACTTTAAATTGA
- a CDS encoding LytR/AlgR family response regulator transcription factor, with protein MGIKCLIIDDEPLARETIEEYIAKIPSLELVASCKHVFESLEYMNNGDIDLLFSDIHMPEVNGIDFIKSLQNPPYVIFISAYPNYAVDGFDLDALDYIVKPFSFERFLKAVNKASKAIFQKAKVVVDEPKPMHLFVKDGHKLHRVMFEEICYVEGMKDYVKLVLKERAIITHLTMKRIEDQLSSDKFIRIQKSFIVKKDEIKSFNGNEIDLYSLKEKIPIGKLYRDALMKHFGLSPD; from the coding sequence ATGGGAATTAAATGTCTGATCATCGATGACGAACCTCTGGCAAGGGAGACTATAGAAGAATATATAGCGAAGATTCCATCTCTCGAATTGGTAGCCAGCTGCAAACATGTATTTGAATCTTTAGAGTATATGAACAATGGAGATATCGATCTTCTGTTCTCAGATATTCATATGCCTGAAGTAAATGGTATTGACTTTATAAAATCATTACAGAATCCGCCCTACGTAATTTTCATCTCGGCCTATCCAAATTATGCCGTAGATGGTTTTGATTTAGATGCGCTTGATTATATTGTTAAACCCTTTTCTTTTGAGCGGTTCTTAAAAGCAGTAAATAAGGCTTCCAAGGCAATCTTCCAAAAAGCAAAGGTTGTTGTTGATGAACCTAAACCCATGCATCTTTTTGTCAAAGACGGTCATAAATTGCATCGGGTTATGTTTGAGGAAATCTGCTATGTAGAGGGAATGAAAGACTATGTGAAGCTTGTGCTTAAAGAAAGAGCTATTATAACACACCTGACAATGAAAAGAATTGAAGATCAATTGTCAAGTGATAAATTCATTCGGATACAAAAGTCATTCATCGTCAAAAAGGATGAAATCAAATCTTTTAACGGCAATGAAATTGACTTGTATAGTTTAAAAGAAAAAATTCCGATTGGCAAATTATACAGAGATGCTTTAATGAAACATTTCGGCTTAAGCCCTGACTAA
- a CDS encoding LytR/AlgR family response regulator transcription factor: MTLTCIIIEDEPLAQEILQDYISKRGDLVLLGKFSNLQSFYKFKEDNIDLMFMDINLRGTSKDEVEDLFTKHRKIVLVTAYSVQQLHEYDLDNISHILSKPVSYEKFSECIDKIILNKV; this comes from the coding sequence ATGACATTAACCTGCATCATCATAGAAGACGAGCCCCTGGCTCAGGAAATCCTTCAAGACTATATCTCTAAAAGAGGAGATCTTGTGCTTTTGGGTAAATTTAGCAACCTACAGAGTTTCTATAAGTTCAAGGAAGACAATATAGATTTAATGTTTATGGACATCAATCTCAGGGGGACTTCCAAAGATGAAGTGGAAGATTTATTTACCAAACACCGAAAGATTGTACTCGTTACGGCTTATTCTGTACAACAGTTACATGAATACGATTTAGATAATATCAGCCACATTTTGAGTAAACCAGTATCTTATGAAAAATTCTCTGAATGCATTGATAAAATTATTTTAAACAAGGTATAA
- a CDS encoding lantibiotic dehydratase: MVQAVISPFDFYLLRLPALNIDQIHQLNEITDKDDLVQALFQIYQSVEIQEAIYLASPELFAELKKWLNHPKPGTDEKLILTLYKYLLRMSTRCTPFGLFAGFCRGEITDQATAIQLEQDKKRLIKHNRLDMNYVAEIAAALNQEPGIKTKLIFYPNNSLYLTNGFYRYYEYTLKNKKRDYYLVSIQSTPYIECVLDVAANGGKYTDIINALLNLSLTEESAYIFLDEVIETQLILSELEPTLTGREFFGVLTEKTREIDQHCGKLPGLLKIAEILDQEQNLIQSCQAIEQIIQDDFPLAKSKDLVQTDLEIKMRKNILNKRTIAVLSTELSELSALYNGAPPADLEAFRKSFYDRYEGREIPLLEALDTEAGIGYGKYKGDSTNYTPLIDDVKTPLNKKETNIRWSAFKELVFGKYQESQYSGNQTIILSENDLQQLNVAIGNMPSTLYSVGSFIANSPADIDAGNFKFNLSVFGGPSAIPLLGRFATVAEGLNGKVRESAAAEQKAHEGAILAEVIHLPEARIGNILQRPQLRDYEIPFLGKSSVAPEFQIPVTDLMVSVQNNKVVLRSKRLNQLIIPRLSSAHNYTNGISIYKFLCDLQHQDNSFSISWDWDVLTSKEFLPRVTYKHIILSRARWAINSSVYKELKDLPAEEALQRLKTRYQLPSRVLLTEGDNELLLDFNCPYALQLLLQHLKKRDAVLFEFLQEKEHRLITDTANLSYLNEVILPFSTSRQFTYKNLLTTAPVQTLQRSFPLGTEWTYVKIYCGSKSADLILTDFLLPVISYLEEAAMIEKWFFIRYNDPDGHLRLRFLHTRNATITAQLITSIQESLKPLLDQRIVYKIQYETYDREIERYGERTMEFSETIFNHDSTAVINFLSLIEGVEGERYRWLFALRGADLFINDFGLTAEQKKTMMDGLFNGFFQEFSGDTELNMQLNDKYRAISKELNSFMNPENDGEEIAEAVGFFGIRSQAIQSALYNLREVTIAEDQDKLQARLMENMSSYLHMFLNRIFIANQRKHELVIYHHLAKYYASAIAREKYGQKQQLLSS, encoded by the coding sequence ATGGTACAAGCAGTAATTTCTCCGTTTGATTTCTATCTATTAAGGTTACCGGCACTAAATATTGACCAGATTCATCAGCTGAATGAAATAACTGACAAGGATGATTTAGTTCAGGCTTTGTTTCAGATTTATCAGTCAGTTGAAATACAGGAGGCTATTTACCTGGCCAGCCCGGAATTATTTGCCGAATTAAAAAAGTGGCTGAACCACCCTAAGCCGGGGACCGATGAAAAATTAATCCTTACCCTTTATAAATACTTGCTTAGAATGAGTACCAGATGTACTCCATTTGGTCTTTTTGCAGGTTTTTGCAGAGGAGAGATCACAGATCAGGCAACTGCTATTCAGCTTGAGCAAGATAAAAAACGTTTGATTAAGCATAACAGACTGGATATGAATTATGTTGCGGAAATAGCCGCTGCATTAAATCAGGAACCTGGAATCAAAACAAAACTCATCTTTTATCCAAATAACAGCCTTTACCTCACGAATGGTTTTTACCGGTACTATGAGTATACACTAAAGAATAAAAAGAGAGATTATTACCTGGTTTCTATTCAGTCAACCCCTTATATTGAATGTGTTCTGGACGTTGCAGCAAATGGAGGCAAGTATACCGACATCATAAATGCATTGCTCAACCTTTCGCTTACCGAAGAGTCAGCTTATATATTTTTAGACGAGGTCATTGAAACTCAGTTGATTTTATCTGAACTGGAACCTACTTTAACAGGCCGGGAATTTTTCGGGGTCCTGACAGAAAAAACCCGGGAGATAGATCAGCATTGCGGCAAACTTCCAGGCTTGTTAAAAATCGCTGAGATCCTGGATCAGGAACAAAATCTTATCCAGTCTTGCCAGGCTATCGAGCAAATTATACAGGATGATTTTCCTTTGGCCAAAAGCAAGGATCTTGTTCAGACAGACCTGGAAATTAAAATGCGTAAGAACATACTGAATAAAAGAACTATAGCTGTATTATCCACCGAATTGAGTGAATTGAGCGCTTTATACAACGGCGCCCCTCCTGCTGACCTTGAAGCATTCAGGAAAAGCTTTTACGATCGTTACGAAGGAAGGGAGATCCCACTGCTGGAGGCTTTAGATACTGAAGCAGGTATAGGCTACGGGAAATATAAAGGAGATAGCACAAATTATACACCACTTATTGATGATGTAAAGACGCCCTTAAATAAAAAGGAAACAAATATCCGCTGGTCTGCTTTCAAAGAACTGGTATTCGGCAAATACCAGGAAAGCCAGTATTCAGGAAATCAAACGATTATATTGTCTGAAAATGATCTGCAACAATTGAATGTTGCAATAGGAAACATGCCTTCCACTTTATATAGTGTAGGTAGTTTTATTGCAAATAGCCCTGCTGACATTGATGCTGGAAATTTTAAGTTCAATTTATCTGTATTCGGAGGTCCATCTGCGATTCCACTCTTAGGTCGTTTTGCCACAGTGGCCGAAGGTTTAAACGGAAAGGTAAGGGAGAGTGCTGCTGCCGAACAAAAAGCGCATGAAGGTGCTATTTTAGCTGAAGTAATCCACTTACCAGAAGCCAGGATCGGAAATATATTACAGCGCCCGCAGCTCAGGGACTATGAGATTCCTTTTCTGGGGAAGTCTTCGGTAGCTCCGGAGTTTCAGATTCCTGTGACGGACCTCATGGTCTCAGTTCAAAATAATAAGGTTGTACTTCGCTCTAAAAGACTTAATCAGCTTATTATTCCAAGATTAAGTTCCGCACACAATTATACCAATGGCATTTCCATCTATAAATTTCTTTGCGATTTACAGCATCAGGACAATTCTTTCTCGATTAGCTGGGATTGGGATGTACTGACCAGTAAAGAGTTTTTACCAAGAGTAACCTATAAACATATCATCTTGTCAAGAGCCAGATGGGCAATCAACTCTTCCGTTTACAAGGAGCTTAAGGATTTGCCCGCCGAAGAAGCTTTACAGCGGCTTAAAACGAGATATCAATTGCCTTCAAGGGTATTGCTTACCGAAGGGGATAATGAATTATTGCTTGATTTCAATTGTCCTTATGCGTTACAGCTGCTGCTACAGCATTTAAAGAAACGCGATGCAGTACTTTTCGAGTTTTTACAGGAGAAAGAGCACCGGCTGATTACAGATACTGCAAATTTATCTTACCTGAATGAGGTCATCCTTCCATTCTCCACATCAAGACAGTTCACTTATAAAAATTTACTGACAACTGCCCCTGTTCAGACCTTGCAGCGCTCTTTTCCTTTGGGTACGGAATGGACTTATGTTAAAATCTACTGCGGATCTAAATCTGCGGACCTCATTCTTACCGATTTCCTGCTTCCTGTGATCAGTTATCTGGAAGAGGCCGCAATGATTGAAAAATGGTTCTTTATTCGCTACAATGATCCGGACGGACATTTAAGGCTAAGATTCCTGCATACCAGGAATGCAACGATCACTGCTCAGCTGATCACAAGTATTCAGGAAAGCCTGAAACCTTTGCTTGATCAGCGGATTGTTTATAAAATTCAATATGAGACTTATGACAGGGAGATTGAACGTTATGGGGAGCGTACAATGGAATTCAGTGAAACTATTTTTAATCACGATAGTACGGCCGTCATCAATTTCCTGAGTTTAATAGAGGGTGTGGAAGGGGAAAGATATCGCTGGTTATTTGCACTCAGAGGGGCTGACCTGTTCATAAATGATTTTGGATTGACTGCTGAACAAAAGAAAACAATGATGGATGGATTATTTAATGGTTTCTTCCAGGAGTTTAGCGGAGACACTGAGTTAAACATGCAATTGAACGATAAGTACAGGGCCATCAGCAAAGAATTGAACAGTTTTATGAATCCTGAAAATGACGGGGAAGAGATTGCAGAGGCAGTTGGGTTTTTCGGGATACGCTCTCAGGCGATCCAGTCAGCATTATATAACCTGAGGGAAGTTACTATTGCAGAAGACCAGGATAAATTACAGGCCAGGTTAATGGAGAATATGTCCAGCTACTTACACATGTTCCTGAACAGGATTTTTATAGCAAATCAAAGGAAGCATGAGTTGGTGATTTATCATCATTTAGCTAAGTATTATGCTTCTGCGATTGCAAGGGAAAAATATGGGCAGAAACAACAGCTATTGAGCAGCTAG
- a CDS encoding NAD(P)H-binding protein produces MMKIAIAAATGNIGSRVAKQISSGGGIPILLGQSLDRLSQLEIGNCISRVTDLSDPGQVIHSTKDVEALFWLVPPVITVPSLKEWYDKVTTAGVAAVRQNKIKRVVLISSLGAGAADDLGTVSYAGHMEVAFDQLNTNVLALRPGYFMENILMQAESIKSGNEFSFTYEADHDIPWVSTDDIGDTAAKFLLDNTWAGHWKLNLMGPEHINSEDAALKMTRVLGKKISYRQKSILEASSELEIFGANTVVSKELSDLFKALGEPYGAYSTPRTHEAFTPTSFEQFISTKLTPLIS; encoded by the coding sequence ATGATGAAGATAGCAATAGCAGCAGCAACGGGGAATATTGGCAGCAGAGTAGCAAAACAAATAAGTTCAGGAGGTGGAATACCGATTTTGCTGGGACAGAGCCTGGATCGGTTGAGCCAGCTCGAAATAGGTAACTGTATTTCCAGAGTCACCGATCTTAGTGACCCCGGGCAGGTAATCCATTCCACAAAAGATGTTGAGGCGCTCTTCTGGTTGGTGCCTCCGGTTATAACTGTGCCGAGTTTAAAAGAATGGTACGATAAAGTAACTACAGCCGGAGTAGCAGCAGTCCGGCAGAATAAAATCAAGCGGGTAGTTCTGATTTCCTCACTCGGGGCTGGTGCAGCCGATGATTTGGGAACAGTGAGTTACGCAGGGCATATGGAAGTAGCCTTTGATCAGTTAAATACGAATGTACTGGCTTTACGGCCAGGATATTTTATGGAAAACATTTTGATGCAGGCTGAAAGTATAAAGTCAGGGAACGAATTTTCCTTTACCTATGAGGCTGATCATGATATTCCATGGGTCAGTACTGATGACATTGGAGATACAGCAGCTAAATTTCTTCTTGACAATACCTGGGCTGGCCATTGGAAGTTAAACTTAATGGGGCCTGAGCATATTAACTCAGAGGACGCTGCATTAAAGATGACCCGGGTATTAGGTAAAAAGATCAGCTATCGGCAAAAATCAATATTGGAAGCAAGTAGTGAACTGGAAATATTTGGTGCAAATACTGTTGTCAGTAAAGAGTTGTCAGATTTGTTTAAAGCGCTGGGTGAGCCATATGGAGCTTATTCAACCCCACGTACACATGAAGCATTTACGCCGACCTCATTTGAGCAATTTATCAGCACTAAACTCACGCCTTTGATTTCTTAA
- a CDS encoding nuclear transport factor 2 family protein, which yields MEKNQGNILLKKLLLSFSESAEDVVKLFNEDAVIEFPYAASAGFPDRRKINLNTYFKHINAGLKNMLNLNFSDIRVYPMEKKDEYWAEAHGEAVITSTGLSYAQDYVMYFKVSNNKFQHYKEYWDPVPGLKSFGGTHGSQDIFESDS from the coding sequence ATGGAGAAGAATCAAGGAAATATACTATTGAAAAAATTGCTGCTTTCCTTTAGTGAAAGTGCTGAAGATGTTGTGAAATTATTTAATGAAGATGCTGTTATTGAGTTTCCTTATGCGGCTTCAGCGGGTTTTCCTGACCGCAGGAAAATTAACCTGAACACCTATTTCAAGCATATTAATGCTGGATTAAAAAATATGCTGAACCTGAATTTTTCTGATATCAGAGTTTATCCTATGGAGAAGAAGGATGAATATTGGGCTGAAGCTCATGGGGAGGCAGTAATCACTTCTACTGGCCTGTCTTATGCTCAGGATTATGTGATGTACTTTAAAGTTTCAAACAATAAATTCCAGCACTATAAAGAGTATTGGGATCCGGTACCGGGTCTAAAATCATTTGGTGGAACTCACGGGAGCCAGGATATTTTTGAAAGTGATTCATAA
- a CDS encoding winged helix-turn-helix transcriptional regulator: MDSNTQEAAKENESFLKLQQAFLLKSALDESCILHQSLTLIADKWTLLILMALMQQARRNSELLKQINGISPKMLNQTLKTLMSYEMVERKVYAEMPPHVEYSLTEFGKSTAAPLLALLDWSIRWETEITRLYKQKS; encoded by the coding sequence ATGGACTCAAATACGCAAGAAGCTGCAAAAGAAAATGAAAGTTTTTTAAAATTACAACAGGCCTTCCTGCTGAAATCAGCACTTGATGAAAGTTGTATACTCCATCAGTCGCTCACTTTGATTGCTGACAAATGGACTTTATTAATTTTAATGGCGCTTATGCAACAGGCAAGGAGAAATAGTGAGTTATTAAAACAGATTAATGGCATATCTCCAAAAATGCTTAACCAAACACTTAAAACATTGATGTCTTACGAAATGGTAGAACGTAAGGTATATGCTGAAATGCCACCACATGTAGAGTATTCCCTGACAGAATTTGGAAAAAGCACTGCGGCACCACTTTTAGCGCTGTTAGACTGGTCTATAAGATGGGAAACTGAAATTACCAGACTCTATAAGCAAAAAAGCTAA